The following nucleotide sequence is from Gammaproteobacteria bacterium.
TTCCCGTCCCAACTCTACACCTAGTTGACGTATCGCTTCTAAAAATGGCAGCGACTCTATATCACCTACTGTTCCGCCAATCTCTACTAATGCAACATCTGCACCTTGCGCTCCAAGCTCAACTGATTTTTTAATTTCATCTGTGATGTGTGGAATGACCTGAACCGTGCCACCCAAGTAATCACCACGACGTTCTTTACGAATAACGTTTTCGTAAATTTGTCCAGTGGTAAAGTTATTATTCTTGCTTGAACGGAAACGCACGAAGCGTTCGTAATGGCCTAAATCTAGATCGGTTTCTGCACCATCTGCAGTGACATACACTTCGCCATGTTGAAATGGACTCATGGTGCCAGGATCAACATTGATATAAGGATCGAGCTTCATCAGACTGACTTTTAATCCTCGCGCCTCAAGAATTGCGCCCAAAGAAGCCGAGGAAATACCTTTACCTAAAGATGAAACTACACCGCCGGTGATAAAAACATATCGTGTCATCTAAACCTCGCGTGCACTGATAAGATTAAAGCTACCAAATAGTGCTGTAATTTGTGGTGAGAACGTATTCAAGACGGGAGAAAAGCGTATCAAATGAAGCGCTTAACCACAATCTATAGATTAGCTAATTTAGGTTTCACAATTAGGAAGTGGTTTCACAGTCGCGCCCTATATTCCAATATCCCAACACTGAAATGAGTTGCTCTTGATGAAATAGCAATGGGATACGTGCTCTTTCCCAGGGTGGTATACCTCCCTCTTGCAGAAGGTTTTTCAATGACCTATGTTGCTTACTTCCAAATGGCTTTAGACGCTCACCACCCGCTCGAAATCGAACAATCAATTCGTTAACGCCATCAGGAAAAGGCACGCCAGCATCTTTAAGATCCTTCGGCTGTAATGTTCTATCTAAAGATTCGATATATAACGGCTGATCAATATTCCAACGAATCACTTGATTAGCATCATGCGGCTTTAAGGGTTGCATTAAATACACGCAATTTCGAAAGCGACGAATTTCTCCCTCTTTCCAGGATTGCAACGGCGATGTCTCTATTTCTTTCTTTAGCACTATATCTGAGACGATTTGTTGCAAGACTTTCATACTTGGCACGCGCATGTGATTGGATTGAATCCAGTACCGCAGGACATTATTTAATCTCTCACTACTAAGCACTTGCAAAGCCCTTACATCCAATTTTAGAACTTGAGTCGTTCTAGCTGGTTGAATATCGATTTCTGCAAGATCACTTAAACAACTCAATGCATCTGCTTGCAACGTAGAAGACCTAGATAAAGTTTGATTCGCACCCGGCCAACGCTCAATCAGCTTTGGCATAACTTGATTGCGCAAATAGTTACGATCAAAATCGTTAAACTCATTAGAGGGGTCCTCCACCCACTGCAGATTACTTGATCTTGCATACTCCAATAATTCTGCTCGTGCACTAGCTAACATTGGGCGCAGATGAATTCCAATAGATAATTTTTTATCCGTTGGCATAGCTGCTAGCCCTGCAGGGCCAGCACCACGCAACAGCTGCAACAATACGGTTTCCGCTAAATCGTCTTGATGATGCGCAGTCACCATTGCAGAATTTACATCTAGCATTTCTTCTAGCAATGCATACCTAGCATCTCTTGCACAGTCTTCAAGACTTTTTTGTGGAGACTTGTTTATTTGTGCATGTTTAACAGTAAGAGATACACCCAAACCATTGCATACAGCTGCGCAATGTTGCTGCCAACCATCGCTGTCTTGTTGTAAATGATGATTCACATGTACGGCATGTATCGGTAATTTTGCCGCATGCATAGCATGCAACAAAACAGTTGAATCTAAACCGCCACTGTATGCGATATAAAACTTTTCAATATATTGGTAGGACGAGAAAAATCGTTGCAACAGAGAAATAGAAAAAGACATTAGTGCATCAGCTTTACTATTTAGCCATTAAAAAAATCTAGCTAGATTCTTTGAATTCTCCGTACTGCGTTAAACGCTGAAATCGATTCGTTAATAACTGTTCCGTTGTTTGTGATTTTAGTCGATCTATAGTAGTCGCTAATGATACCCGCACATTTTCACATGTAGTTTCGATATCTCGATGTGAACCGCCCAGCGGTTCCTCAATAATTTCATCAATTAAACCTAACTCCAACAAACGTGGCGCAGTGATTCCGAGTGCTGTTGCGGCATCTTCTGCCCTGGCTGCATCTTTCCATAAAATCGATGCGCAACCTTCAGGCGAAATTACCGAATAAGTACTGTAACTAAGCATCGCTAAATAATCCCCCACACCAATAGCCAAGGCCCCACCTGAGCCACCTTCACCAATTACAGTACAGATGATTGGCACACGCAGTGAGGA
It contains:
- the tilS gene encoding tRNA lysidine(34) synthetase TilS, translating into MSFSISLLQRFFSSYQYIEKFYIAYSGGLDSTVLLHAMHAAKLPIHAVHVNHHLQQDSDGWQQHCAAVCNGLGVSLTVKHAQINKSPQKSLEDCARDARYALLEEMLDVNSAMVTAHHQDDLAETVLLQLLRGAGPAGLAAMPTDKKLSIGIHLRPMLASARAELLEYARSSNLQWVEDPSNEFNDFDRNYLRNQVMPKLIERWPGANQTLSRSSTLQADALSCLSDLAEIDIQPARTTQVLKLDVRALQVLSSERLNNVLRYWIQSNHMRVPSMKVLQQIVSDIVLKKEIETSPLQSWKEGEIRRFRNCVYLMQPLKPHDANQVIRWNIDQPLYIESLDRTLQPKDLKDAGVPFPDGVNELIVRFRAGGERLKPFGSKQHRSLKNLLQEGGIPPWERARIPLLFHQEQLISVLGYWNIGRDCETTS